The stretch of DNA CTCCTGCCAAATCCTCCAGAATATTAGACAAGGTGGAATAGTCTGTTTGCCTAGGATGCAATTTCTTCATTTTGAAAATTTCTTAGGAGCTACAATAGTTGTCCATGGCTTTGGGCAGCTCCGTCAGCCATCTTCGTAAAACATAGGCTTAGTACAGTCTGTTGTGGCAACTAGTACTCTGCAGTATGTTGATATGCCCTTTGCCTTTTTAGGCAGAGGGTGATTGTGAAAATGTCAGATTTATTCAGGTGATCGAGTAAAGGAAAAATATTCTTTATGAAAGgttatgttaaaggggtggttcacctttaaataagaACTATACCTCCGGGCACTAAAAACTGTGCAtgcgcagtttaagcagatttcctgctgcCTCCAACTGTACATGCGCAAGCAGGCTCCGTGTCAGCGGTGATACCCAAATAGTCTTCAGTTGCAGGTAAGATGTcagccaggtacgctgctgcactactctgctgttttagcttggggttagtgatagggacagttgttaaacttagaaactatgtgataagggagaggtaagGGGAGTCAAGGCAgggatagttaagggggcttttagctcccgggggtatagttctcctttaagttaaattaAGTTATAGGATGCCCTGTTCCTAGAAACTTTGAAATTGGtagtcattattttttatagttttcaaattagtTGCCTTACTGCTGAccccagcttttaaatgggggtcactgaccttggcaggcaaaaacttttgctctgtgaggctacaatataaatgttattgttacatttcattacttttctttatattaagtccctctcctattcatattcctgtcacgcattcaaaccactgcctggttgctaaggtaagcaagaacatagcaaccaggtagctgctgaaattccaaaccggaaagctgaaattgtcttagaatatcaatgtctgtgtcatactgaaagttaatttaaaggtgaacaactcctttaaagttGCAAATTTAATGTACTTTAATAatgtataaagatattagaaaataagccaatatatgtatttatttgggGCTTAACATTTTGAAATGCAACACACTGCATATCTATCCTGTGAATTATTTGGACGGTGGGGAACCAGTTTATTAATTGGCTTTATAATAGGGCAGTGGTTTGTAAACTGTGGGTATAGTtcccctagggcagtgatccccaaccagaagctcacaagcaacatgtagctcatCAACCTCTTGGATTTTTCTCCCAGTGGTCTTACAggaggtgcttgtttttgaattcctggcttggaggcaagttttgtttgtataaaaaacaggtgtattgccaaacagagtgtcctgtaggctgccagtccacgtaGGGGCTATCACATAGCCATTAACAACACTTTTTTGGAACCCCTTGAACAtccttcatgcttgtgttgctccctaactctttctacatttgaatgtggctcacaagtaaaaaagggtTGGTGATCACCCCTAGGGGAATTTGGGttttatttgctgccctagatattctttaaACTGTGGCTGAATGACCAAATAACCTTGTTAGTAGCCTACTGGGCCTTATACCAGACCTCAAGGGGGAGCTTGAACCAAAAAAGATGTGCTAGGGAAGCTTAGCACCAAAATTCTTTACTTAATAAATGTTGACGTTAGAAAGCTTTTTTTgacaaattgtgtttttttatttttaagaaccCTTTGGGCTGATTCACcaaagtgcgataaaacaagcgctatttatagcatgtgggaaaaattttatcgcttcttattatttgcgacttaacgctcaattcactaaaaggacaggcgtcataattaagacgcgatgttctttgtgttatttaacgtacgatgagcgtttttcttgcgttaattcccgtcGCATGCGTTATTTCCCGTTGCGCGCAGTATAtttcgctgcttgctatattagcgcacgattttatgcacataaccattactttcggaaaactactgttctgaaaatgaccatttccctgaaaactggaggatgcatgactctagggccaacacatacttgaaaaaatcccactgcaaagtccatgttgtgttgccaaaagctcaggaaccacaattttctttaagtaccgcctgccccaagtaggtgttaatattcgcacagactaatgcgatatttagtgcgtttaacgcttcatatgtgtttattAGCAGTATCTTGCATTGAtatctcttaagctggccatacacgttcagattttagtcttcttccgatgaacATTTGTATAGCGGCCGTACATTTAAATACgacgatctgaaactaacattcagactgaaattgtaggataaagcctttaaaatacaaattgaaggatgttctgaacatgaaatagttggcagacaccaatcgtacgaaactgacttccattgtaggtcccccaaggatatcgttaGATAcataatacatgcacagattttatcgtatCGAAATTTTCTAGCCTGGCCGATAAACTAAATGACAGATTGTCATAGTAAGAAAATTATCAGtatgataattcggagcccacacacgaTCCGAAAATTGGTTTTCTGCAATTTCATCTGTACATGTGTGACCAGCTTAAGATATGCAATTGCATTTACTGTTGGTTAGTTTGGCTATTTGTAAAGTTTTTTTCACTCTCTTTTAGGTCAATTTCATGTGACATCTCCAAACAAACAACTTGTAGCAGAGCTGGGATCCAATGTTTCCTTGCCCTGTACCCTATCACCCCCTCTCAGTGCTGATGGGTTGGAGGTGCGCTGGTTCCACACTATCTACAGCCCACATGTCTATTTGCTAAAAGATGGAAAGGAGGATAAAGAGCAACAGCGAGCAGAGTACAATGGGAGGGTTTCCCTACTTAAAGGACCCGAGTCTGGAGATCTAACACTTTCCCTGCACAAAGTACAGCTTTCTGATGCTAACAACTATGTTTGTTTTGTGGAGAACAAAACCAGTGGTGTCTATGAAGAGGCATTTATTCAGCTTGATGTTGTGGGTCTGTCATATAACTTTTACTTGCATTCACTtacctttatttttcctttttaaagggattctgtcatgatttttatggtacactttttatttctaaattacactgtttacaaataattcactctaccttttaaaattttattcttgaaacagcaaatgtatttatttagttgtaatattggtgtgtaggcagccatctcagtgcattgtgcctgagtctgagctttcagaaggagccaacactGCACATtcgaactgctttcaggtattccttggagtcccaagccggacttagatttcttactgttgagctggcgtgatatcactccaacttgcagctcagcagttaagtgtgactgaagtttatcagagcacaaggctgtggtaccctgggaaataaaaaaCATGGCTAGACCAatgtgaagtttcaaaattagatataaaaaaatagtttgtgcttttaaaaacagatttcaatgcaggattctacatgacagtattgctttaaattcTGTCATGTGTCCTATCACTTCTTAAGCCCTTTTAAACCTGCCTTCATTGATGTGATAGTGATAATACAagttatttatgtatgtataaaatgtgTCAGTGTCAGTCTACTATTCTTGATATTATTTTTTAAGATGCTAACACTAAATCAGACATATAAACAGACGTATTATTAAAGTGTTACAGAAAAATGTGCTGGCAGCAACTCAGTTTTCCATTAAAAACACATTGATTTACTCTGCATTAGAAAATACAACACTTCTGGGCTGAAGCATTTGGCTTTTTTTGGTATTGACCAAACTGCTGCCTGACACATTTTTGGTAGCACAGTCAGGCACgtatttgtggtgaggccacaaaggctcgggcctagagcggcagaaatttaggggtggcatgccgcctaGCTGCCCTAGAATTTTGCcctcatacggagcaatggggagaggacatGCAGAAACTTTAGGGGAGGGGTCAGTCAAGGTGGGCGGGTGGCAAaaaggggcggcctcggggcaccctaTTCAGAAATCCAGCCCTGAGCACAGTATGTAAAACCAGGGACACTGGGGAGCGTGCGCCTCTCCCCTGTACAGACAAAGTGGACATAGGTGAGCTATGAGTGGCTATTCCTTTGTATTATcataatacattttgaaaatgagATAAATATTGTCATTAATGATAATGCAGTTTTGGTATAGATAAAAATAAACCACCAAAAGTAAAATTGCTTTTTACAAACATTTATTACAAGCCTATAGGATAAGCTGTGTAATAACACCTTACTTTGTCTTTCTAGCCTCTTTTTCAGTTTTCATTTAAAAGTATAATTTCTCAGTGACTACAACTTGAGCTGATAAATGATCCCTACACATTTCTCATGTTTTGCTTTATGTTGTAGGTGAAGGCTCTCTCCCTACCTTGGATATCTCCTTGCAGGACAGCTCAGTTTTGCTCTCATTTTCTTCCTCGGGTTGGTACCCTAAACCCCAGATGCAGTGGGAGAAGAGTGAAGGAGTTTCCATTGCTCCCAATTCAGTGGCCTATCTTAATCAAAGTGATGGTCTATTTAGGGTAGAAAGCAGCATTCTCCTCAAAGGTCCCTATACAGATCCTCTGTACTGTAGAGCCAGACATCCCATTACTGGAAGAGATACAGGCATCTTCTTAAGAATCTCAGGTTTgtttctgtaaaataaatgtattatgtgGGGTAAACATGAAAAATTAAGTTCCTCTCTCTTATCCTTATATGCCTATGATCTCATTCATGTTGTTTATTTGCCTTACGTGAACACACACTAGTTTGGCATGTTAAGGTCTGCTTAGGTTCCCCTGGTTGCAGCCATGCTGGGAATGTTGGCTTTGGATTCACCCAAATAGTTTAGAATTAACTGAAAGAGCTAAAAAAATCCTGTGTGCCTGATTTTCTAAAAGGCAAATGAGGGCATATGGACAACTTCCCTTCCATAAGTAACAAGTCTTATTGATTGAATCTACCTATTAATGTTGTCAATGACTTATAGCTTTTTGGACACTCACAGAATGTTTCTTTCCACAGGGGACCTGTTTCCTCACGTCTCTCCTTGGGCCTATGCTTTTGTCAGTGTTTTCATACTCATGCTAGCAGGAGTGGGTGTTGCAATTCTTTGTGCTCGCAGACTATTAAATGAGAAAGGTAAGTGTGGTAAGGAAACAAAAGAGGGAGacaaacataggggctgatttactaacccacgaatccgacccgaattggaaaagttccgacttgaaaacgaatattttgcgactttttcgtatgttttgcgattttttcggattctgtacgaatttttcgttaccaatacgatttttgcgtaaaaacgcgagtttttcgtatccattacgaaagttgcgtaaaaagttgcgcattttgcgtagcgttaaaacttacgcgaaaagttgcgcatttttcgtagcgttaaaacttaacgctacgaaaaatgcgcaacttttcgcgtaagttttaacgctacgcaaaatgcgcaactttttacgcaactttcgtaatggataggaaaactcgcgtttttacgcaaaaatcgtattggatccgaaaaattcgtaaagaatccgaaaaaatcgcaaaacatacgaaaaaatcgcaaagtaccgatcattacgaaaaaaacgcaatcggactccattcgacccgttcgtgggtaagtaaatcagccccatagacttaaAGGGGCTGCTTTTGTGATATACACACTAATATGCATTTTCATTCTTGTTTTAGAGATGCTGACTAGTAAAGTTGGTAAGTAATTCTCCTGTTATTTCACTATTAAACAGCATTAAGGTTGTCTAACCATCTCCCTCTTCAACTATTCTTTCAGCTCATCTGTCCTCTGAAATGGGTAAGACTTTTGTTGTATCTATTTAAAATCTCTGTGTTGCATTAAATTAGTCTTTTTAGCCATTTTAATGTGTGACTAGTTCTTTTCTACCTTTAGACTGGAGAAAGGCTGTTATGCAACCAGGTAATTAACTTTCTTTTGGCCCCTTTTTTTGTCCCATTTTTCAATAACTAAGGCATTAGAATTACCCCATGGGTTGCTCCAGTTACTTTTCTGTGTTAACCATTCGTCTTCTCACCCACAATGTATCTTTTTCCCTTACACACTAAAAACTTCCTTCAATAAAAGTGCAGCATACATTGCCTAACATCATCATCACCTCCCTCTTAACCATGCACCTAGCACACCTTGTGAGACATAAATTATCCTAAACTGAATAAATAACATAACATCAAGGAGAGAAACCTCACCACTACTTTTTGGGGTTGATGCCCTGTGGATAAGAAAcctagggcccgattcactaaagtccgaaataaggagtgctatttatagcatgtgttaaaaatcttatcacttcttatttttcgctcgattcactaaaaggacacttgtcataattaagaagcgatgttcttggcgttatttatcttacgatgacatattttaatgaaaaaaactatgcgataagcatgcacaaaaaaacgcattgcgttaattagcgaatagaaatagtactaacgcatgattcacaaacacatatgaagcgttaaacgtgcaaaatatcgtattaatctgtgtgaatattaaccctacttggggcaggcggtacttaaagaaaattgcggttcgtgagcttttggcaacacaacatggagtttgcagtcgtattttttcaagtatatgttggccctagagtgatgcagcctccagttttcagggaaatggtggttttcagaaagtaatggttacgtgcgtaatatattgcgctctgcgtaatatattgcgctctgcataaaatatcgcgcgctgcgtaatatcttgtgcgctgcataatatattgcttgaaaatatgtcatcgtaagataaataatgccaagaacatcgcttcttaattatgacaagtgtccttttagtgaatcgagtgaaaaatatgaagtgataagatttttaacgcatgctataaatagcactccttattacggactttagtgaatcgggcccctaatgtcttattcattatttatgtatatgtataacaaagggaaataatgaagtttgtaatcgtgttgatggaagcgcatggaattagagaaaaacaaaagcaaaactagtgcaatacgtacaaaactttctttgtgactaaaacgctaaaagatttttagcgttctaatttggtgcaaaatgtgcaaatatattaagtgaatcggacaatcaaaagtgcttatatatcagcccaatgcagtgtatcacacccacacgatgtgtccaaagtaaatgctcaccagatttaattaaaataagagcatgtagagaagtcaattcggctattgattgcagtgcatccttagtcctcagagtatatggaatgaagaggaatcgaaaatagtataaaatcgtttaatatgtaaaataaagcccctgcacaatgcagactacttacagtgtgaagcagtatatcagacacaacaaaaagcccaacgcgtttcgagtgctcacggcacgcttcctcaggagcaaatgagcccaccatcaatccccctggctatttatacccttcccacttttttttttttttttttttttttttttttttaaactttacggAAACATACATAGTCATTTCACACAGTGGGGATTGATTAAAATCAgcggaataataaaataaaataacacatacatataaatataaaaggacaATAAATGCCTATCTTTACCCGCCAACAgcaagatataataaaataaagcctaCACATAGATATAAGAGGACAATAAGTGTCAATATGCCTATCTTTACAAAATACGTGTATATCAAGATTTGTTAGtcaaatatttataatgataacCTATGGTGCCGGCGACCCGAGACCATCTCAGCAATATcaaaaatatatcacttattataaaaatacaaaaagagaaaatatcatgCCGTATACATTGCTCGATTTGTCCTCATATCAATTAAAATGGGTCAATTTAAGACTAATCATAATCTATCTAACTTATAAACCAACAGTGAAACTAAGTCCTTAACTAGACTAATAAGGGAAGCCTAAAATCAGAAAGCAGCCAAATCTATATCTACATTAAGCCCCAATGGATGCAACGTGTTGAGTTTAAAAATCCAGAAGGTTTCTCTTTGTCTAAGTTTAATAAAACGGTCGCCCCCTCTAATACTAGATGTTATTTGTTCAAGGCCAACGAAGATCATACCTTTTGGGTCACTATTATGCGCATGCTTAAAATGTCTAGGGACCCCAT from Xenopus tropicalis strain Nigerian chromosome 8, UCB_Xtro_10.0, whole genome shotgun sequence encodes:
- the LOC100492877 gene encoding butyrophilin subfamily 2 member A2 produces the protein MAGPLLFLSLIFLPPPLSGQFHVTSPNKQLVAELGSNVSLPCTLSPPLSADGLEVRWFHTIYSPHVYLLKDGKEDKEQQRAEYNGRVSLLKGPESGDLTLSLHKVQLSDANNYVCFVENKTSGVYEEAFIQLDVVGEGSLPTLDISLQDSSVLLSFSSSGWYPKPQMQWEKSEGVSIAPNSVAYLNQSDGLFRVESSILLKGPYTDPLYCRARHPITGRDTGIFLRISGDLFPHVSPWAYAFVSVFILMLAGVGVAILCARRLLNEKEMLTSKVAHLSSEMDWRKAVMQPVYFMFNPDITHPELSVSTDCLSLYNKPPVSPPRMNKVRFETERCCLGDYTFSSGAHYWEVELIQGEEWAVGVASPKVQRKGAAYMFGPQEKIWCVCRFVETFKALDNTEYNLDVTADIFKRVGVYLNLTKHTVSFYDPTTWKHLYTFSDVSQTVQPFFWLGTRGGEVRLRKQISERVESRKDVEEMTEQAGLLENVSL